Below is a window of Fulvitalea axinellae DNA.
CCTTTTTGGAACAATCGCATGCGGAAGGGCATCTGAGCAGAACATCGCTGAGACAAAAGCGATTTCAATAAGCCCCGAAGCCAGAAGCATGGCTTCATCAGAAATGGGCGCCGAAATGTCCGAAGAGACGATTCCGCAAGCCAAGACTAAACGTATAAATACGCAAAAGCTGATAAAAACAGGCTCTCTTAAATTTGAAACCAAAGATGTTAGAGCCAGTTCCAAGAGAATTCATAATGCCGTGACTCAGGCAAACGGATATATTTCCTCAGAGACCAGCCACAAAAACGATTATCGGTCTTCCGTCACGTTAACAGCCAGAATCCCATCCGAAAAATTCGATCCTTTCATTTCCCAAGTCACTTCGGGAGTCGAGTCTTTTGACCGCAATGAGATCAGGGTAAAAGACGTGACCGAGGAGTTTCTCGATCTAAGCGCAAGGCTAAAAACCAAAAAGGCGCTGGAGCAACGTTATATCGCCCTGTTGGATAAGGCCAAGACGATCAAAAACATTCTGGAAATCGAGAGAGAAATCGAAAAGCTACGTTCCGATATTGAATCGACGGAAGGCAGGCTTCGCTACCTCAATGACCGGGTTGGCTTTTCCACCATAACCTTCGAGTTCTACAAACGTCATGAATTGGTCGCAGGCGCTGAGCCAGGATGGTGGAGTAAGTTCGGAGAAAGCTTCGTAGACGGTTGGGAGAACATGCTCTCGTTTTTCCTAGTTCTTACCCAACTCTGGCCGTTTTTCCTGTTAGCCCTCGGAGTGATTTTCGGAATCAAAAAGTGGAGAGGCAAGAAAGCCAAAGCCTAAAAAATAAAAGAAAGGGACAAGACGGTATGTACCGTTCCTGTCCCCTTTTCAATAAAAGAACTAGCTAATTTCTTATGCGTTTACCGCTTCGAGTTCAGCCTTCAGATCGTTGAACTTCTCATAAGCCTGATCAACAGTGAATCCGTTGTGTACAACGTCTCCAACAACTTGGATCATAGCCTCAGGGCATTCAGACTGGAATACGTTACGTCCCATGTCTACACCGGCAGCACCGTCGTTGATGGCATTGTAAGCCAACGCAAGAGCGTCGCGCTCCGGCAACTTCTTACCACCAGCGATTACGATCGGCACTGGGCAAGAGTTAACCACTTTTTCGAAGTCCTTCTCACAGTAGTAAGTCTTCACGATAGTCGAGCCGTTCTCGGCACATACACGCGAAGCCATAGAGAGGTAACGAGCGTCGCGAACGAGCTCTTTGCCTACGGCAGTCACACCCATTACCGGAATACCGTGCTTCGCACCGTAGTCAGCGGTTTTGGTAAGGTTGCGAACGGTAGTAGCCTCGTACTTTCCTCCTACTGAAACCATTACGGCCATAGTGGAAGCGTTCAAGCGTACTGCTTCCTCGATGTCGAGAATGCACTCGTCGTTAAGTTCGCCGAGGATAGTGGTACCGGCCGAAAAGCGGAAACAAATCGGCTTGTCGGTTGTCGGAGGCACTACGCTACGGATAGCTCCGCGAGTACACATCAACGAGTCAGCGTACTTGATCAACGGCACGATGCTGAGATCCAGACGCTCCAAACCGGAGGTAGGCCCCATGATGTAACCGTGGTCGAAAGCCAGCATGACAGTCTTGCCGTCTTCCTTAAAGATTCTTGAGATTCTGTTTTTGGTTCCCCAGTCCATGTTCTGAAGTCCCTTGAGGTGGAAAGATCCGGTTTCTACGGCTTGGCCAATACCAAAGCCCTTACCTTCAATGATTCCTTCTGCGTCAGCCATTTTTTTTCGGAAAATTTATGGTTTGGTGTAATAGCGATTTAATCGGAAGGCCGAAAGACTGTCGGCCACAGGTGCCGCTTTCCGGGAATATCATTATGAAATTCACCGTTTTCGGGATATATTAGCGACTTCTGGCCGGCTTTAACAAAGCCGGAAAGTAAAGGCACCCGCCACCGGAACTCCACGCGCTGTTCCATTGGTGGAGGGACTGCCTTATCGTGTCAGCCAAGGAAGGGTTCTATGCCGGGACCCTTCCACTTTTTTAGGCCAACGATGAAGCGAAGGCTTCGAAAATACATGCCATAGAGGCCGCTCCCGGGTCAAGGTGACCTATAGAACGCTCTCCCATGTTACGCGCGCGGCCGAAGCTCGCCTGCATCTCTATCGTTTTTTCCGCACCTTCCGAGGCCGCTTTCGCCGCCTGCTGGAATTGCTCCACTACGTTGTCGCCCTCATACGTTTTCAAAGCTTCGATAGCGGGAATCAGGGCGTCCATAACAGTCTTGTTGCCCACGTCGGCTTTGGTGCTTTTGCGCACGTTGGCCAAACCGGCGTCAAACATATTCCCTACCGCTTTCACGTCGAGCTCGGTGCCCGCGGCGCAGTCACTCATACCGAGGTACAGCGCTCCGGACAGCGTGCTGGTGGATCCGCAAGACTGGCTCATGGCGCCAAAGCCCATGTCGCCGAGCATCGCCTTGAACTCCTCACCCTTTTGGGCTGCTTCGTTTATGGCTCCCATAGCGGCAACGATAGCCGTTCCGTGGTCGCCATCGCCTGCTACGGCGTCAAGTTTCGAAAATTCGTCGGCACGGGCCGACACTTTTTCAAAGGCGTTGTTTATCATGCCTTTGAACTGGTCGATAGTGATCTTTTCCATTTCCCCTGAAAAACTGTAGAATCGTTGGTCCGGCCAGCGCCCGGCCGGTTAGGCTAAAAAAGGGGGCGGAAGTGTGGCTCCGCCTCCCAATAATATCTATTCTTACTTAAGAACTGTCCAGTAAGGAGCGTCAGACACGTGCTTGAGATAAGTGGCGTGATCGTCATCCACTTTTCCAAGGATCATCTGGAAGCCGGCCATTTCCTGAACGGTCAAGAATTCGTCCACTTTGCCTTCCACAACTTCGCATCCGGCGTCAACAAGGATCTGATGCGCCTTTCGGTAAACGAGGAAGAGCTCCATCATAGTAGTCGCTCCCACTCCGTTGATGTAAAGCACCACTTTGTCGCCTTTAGCTGGCGAAAGCTTCTTCATCAACTGGCCGATCATGCGCTCAGCGGTTTCGTCGGCAGTAAGCAACGCACTGCGACCGCCACCGCCTTCGCCGTGCTGTCCCATACCTATTTCCATCTCGCCGTCAGGCAATTCGGCGATAGTGGCGCCGTTTTGCGGGTGGGTGCATGACTTCATAGCCACGGCCAAAGTAGCCATCTGCTTGTTGAAGCGCTCAGCGATTTCGTAAATCTCGTCAAGTGACTTGCCTTCCTCTGCGGCGGCACCAGCGATTTTGTACAACGGAATACATCCCGCCAATCCGCGACGATCTTCGTCCGGCACATCGAGTCCGGCGCTGATGTCTTCGCTGGTCATGAGCATTTTCACCTTGATTCCGGCGCGCTCAGCCAACTGCATTGCCATGTTGGCGCTCATCACGTCACCTGCGTGATTGAGAACCACGAGCAGGATACCCGCTCCACGGTCAAATTTCTTAAGGGCTTCGAATACTCTTGGAGCGCCCGGAGCTGCGAAAATGTCGCCCACAACGCTACAGTCGAGCATGCCTTCGCCTACGAAGCCACTGATGGCGGGCTCGTGGCCCGATCCGCCCATACTTACGATGGCCACTTTGTCCTCAGACTTAGGGTTGGCGCGCACAACGATGTTCTCTCCACCGAGAGCCACTTTGTCGGCGTAAGCCATAGTATAACCTTCCAACAACTCCTGGGTGATGGTTTCCGGGTTGTTGATGAATTTCTTGATCAGTACTTTTTCTTCGACTGCCATGTCTAAAAGGAAATTTTGGGTTTAATTCGAAATTTTGTCGAGAATACCGGGGTTAGCTCCGGATTCTACGCGTTTGGGATCAGGCGGAATCAGTTTTCCGAGAAGTGCATCAGCTCAATCGGAGCGCCTTCTTCCACTACAAAAGCGATCTTGAGGCCCTCGCCCGGCGAGAACGGCTCCACCAAAACCTCTTTGCCTTCCATTTCTGCCTCAAGGTCCTTTACGCGGTAAGCGATGTGGGCAGTCGACTGGATCAACTCAGGGAATTCCGAATCGTCCTCAAACCTGAGCCACTCGATTTTGTTAGGGCTCACATTGTAGTCGGTGATGAAGACTTTGGCGCCTTCCAAATAAGTTTCCCCATCCTGCTTTTGGCTAGTAGGGATTCCTACGTGATCTAATTCTCTCATCGATAAAAAGATTTTGTTTGAAAAAGTCTTATAAAAAATCACAAAACGTTAGGCCGTGGCCCCAAACGGACACTCCGCCAGTTTCTTCCGGCGAGTTTCCGTACCAAATGCTTAAGGAGGCGGAAAGCCGAAGTTTTCCGCCCCTTTTTATTTCTTTTTGAATATAAGTTTTCTTGAGGATAATTCCACCTAGAAAACCACTGTTTTATTTGTGAACTCCAAAGCTTCTCCGTAATGGGGCGAAGCGTACTCGGAAACAATGGCTCCCTGAGGGCCCGCAACCATGAAATGTCTGGCTTCGAGTCGGTTCAAAGAAGAAATCTCGCCCTCTTTCAACGTTTTGCAATTGTGTACCGTAATTCCATCGGCGGCAAACTGGCTGGCGGCCGGCTTGATTGGCAACTCATTCTCAGGAGTAGGATCGCCTTCGCCGAACAAGTATACCTCGCCGTGACGTACGTGCCAAGTTTCCATCTTGGCGGCGCCGGCTTCCACTTGGTTGTGGCAGTGCTCCACGATCATCTGTCCCGGAAGCAAGAAAATCTCGTGGGCGAAGTATTTCTGCTCCACATTATTGATCCAGAAAATTCCGCCCATTCCAGCGTTCAGGAAATCGTTTTGGCTGAAATCGCTCACCCAAAACTCGTCTGTTTTCAACAGAGGCGAAATAGGGTAACCGAAGCGTTCCATCATTTTGAAATAAGCGTCTTTCGCCTTTTGCGAATTGAAAACGCCGTTATCGTAAAAATGCTCTTTCGAATAAGTTTCCATGTCCGATATTCCTGACTGATATTAAAATTCGATTATATAAAAACTTGATATTCAGCGAGCGAACGTATACCCTTCTATTTCCACAAGCAGATTATCTCTGCACACGTCCGCTATCACATAAAGCGCTTGGGCTTCTGAATAAGTTTCTTCACACACTTGCCTGATGGCGTCAAAGTCATCGTGCCGCTTGACGTAAACCCTGATATAATCAGGCCTTAGGTCGTCTGTGGCCGGCAATTCCCTAGGACGCAAATTATCGCCTGATATAAGGGTATCGATATTTTTGGCCGTTACCCTAGTCTGTTCGGCGGCATCGTCTATGGCTATGGTCAACTCGCCTTTAATAGAGGCCGTTCCCGAAATAAAAAGGTCGCCGGCAACGCCGTTACCCTGATATTTCGCCCGCTCGAATTGCGGGGCGGTCTTCTCTGACCCGTGGGAAAGATTATTCCCGACCAGCACCTTTTGACCGTAACGGTGAGCATCTATTTGGTCCGGGTTATCAATCGGAACAATCCTTACGTCTCCGCTTACCGCAACCAAGTCGATAATCACCCCTCCGGCCGACATTCCGATGCCTGTGGCCGCCGGAAAACCGGCTTTCCACTCCGTGGCTCCATAGAACTCGTTCCGGACTTCGTTATAAAGTTGATAATGCTGGATGTCTTCCTGCATATCGGTGATCCGCTCTATATAGTTCCATTGCCTTACGACATCGGAAAAATCGAGGCCTTCCGCATTGAGAACCGCCGTCGCCTGAACGAAGGCCTTACGGCTAAGCTCAAGCATAGGTTTGGAAAGATCCGCTTCGGCCATGCCTGAAGCGTGAAGCTCTTTCCTTCCGCCACAATCCAAAACCACGTACGGCACGCCGTCCGCTTTTTTGTACTGGGCTTTGGCGTCACTCTCTTCCACATACGCCAATTCGAGGGCCACCTCAACCCCCAACGGAGGCTGAGCAATAACACCTATCGCCGGCATTTTATCTCCGAAGAATTCCGTAAGCCTTTCCATCACCATTTTCTTGGCTATGGCGTAGCTTTCGTTTTCAACGGCATTGACGAAAACGGAAACCCTTACGGCCGTCTTCCCATTCAGTTTCTCTCCAAGCACGGACACGCATTCCTCCAGCTGTCCCCTCATGTCTCCGGCATTGGCCGGGACTATCGCCTCTTGTCTTTTTCTTACCACCATTCTTCTCAGTCCTCCTCTAAAATCATCGGTTTACAAAGACAAGACATACTCGGCCAAGTCTTCCATCTCTTTCTTGGAAATCTTCCTAAGGATTCCGTGACGCTCTACTTTGATCACGTCTTCCATAGTTCTTGCCCTTCCGTCATGCAGATACGGAGCGGTACGCCACACTTCGATAAGTGTCGGAGTATCCAGCATAGTGGCCGTATCCGGCAATACTTTGTGGAGTCTTTTGTCCGTAAAATAAGTTCCGTTATGGCAAGCCGAGCATTTGGCTTTTTCGAATGCTTTTTTTCCGCGCTGCGCTTTGGCGCTCAACTGACCGTCTACCAAATACGGGCTAGGGGTAGGTTTGAGCGATTTGAGATACGCGTCCACCGTAGAGGCTTTCTCGTCCGGCATCTGCGTAAACTGGATGTGTCGGAAACCGGCCCTAACGGCCACTTCGGCAGAAGCCCTGATTCCCGTAATCATTGCGGGTGGCGTTTCGTGCGACAACAGCAGGCTTTTGCAGTTCTTCGGAGAACCGATACCGTCATTGAGCAAATCCCAGTTCAAGCCATCAATACGAGCATCGTTGGGGTGACATCCGTTGCACGATTGCCATCCTTGGAAGCAATATTGAGCGTCGTTAAAGAGCCTTTCCCCTTGTCTCGCCTTCGATTCACGGAGATTGGGGTTCATTGCCAGCGTCTGGTTTTCGTATTCGTTATTAATGTCAAAGAAATTCAGAGTGTCGGAGAAATAAGTGGACACTATCAACTCATTGCCATTGACAACAAGCTGACGCGGACCATTACCTGTCACTTTGATTCTTTGCCTGATTCCGTTAAGGAAAGTCAAGTCGTAAGCCAACGAAGGCTTGTCGTTGTGCTTGAGCAGACGCTCGATCATCGGAGCTTCCTCGATTACGCTGAAATCGTGCGTGCCCGAATGCGCCACATAGATCTTTTCGCCGTCGCTGTCGATTCCCCAGATTCCGGCCGCGCCGTTTTCCGGTTCGTCAAGCAGTACCGTCGCCACTCGCATCATGTTTTCAGTATCGATGATACTCATGGCGCTGGTGTTCATCCAGCCCTGTTCCAACTGCGAGGTAGGGACTTGGAAACGGCCGAGGTTATGGGAAACGTAAACCCAACGTCCGTCTTTCGACAAGTTGATTCCCCTTAACGCGTTACTTCCGTTCTCAAGCGCTATGTTTTTTATGAACTGGCCCTTCTTCAGGTCGATTACCGTAAGGTCGGTAGCTACGGTGTCAATATCAGCCCGGGCGTCCGGAAGCAGGTTGGCCACGTAAAGGTACCTTTCGTTTTTGCCCAACACCGCACCAATCGGCTGACGACCGGTTTTAATACGGGTTTTCTCCTGCAAGGTCGATAAGTCGTAAACCGAAACCTCGTCCAAGAATTGGTTACAAACCACCAAAGAATTGTTTTTCGGGCTAACAACCGGCGCCACTACACCGCTACGTCCTTTGATGGACTTTATCGGCTTAAGCGTCTTTGCGTCAAACACCTCGATGGTACCCGGACCTTCGGAACAGGTTACGTAGAGTCTACCGCCTTGCAAGGCCATACCTTTGGGTCTTTCGGGCAAATTGATAGCGCCTACTTTGGCCCGTGTATTCAGGTTCAGAACCTCGATGCGGTGAGCGGTCTTTGCCGACACAAACAGGCGATCGCCAGATTCGTCGACAAGCATATATTCTAAGGAAAGCGGATCGCCTTCCACATGCCCTTCCTTGTTGGTGAATCCCAGATAAACCAGGACCGTAAACACCGCTAGGACAGGCAATAACAGATTCTTAAAAAGTCCCATTCGCTTCATGATTCGCTTAAACGTTTAATCAGAAAAGATTGCGGAACCATATTAATAAAACATTCGGTATCCTGCATCCTTTTCGCCCCTCGTATCTACATTGGGAGAAGAAAAAGCACAAAGATACTATAAAGACTACCGGAAATATTTCCTTGCGGGAACATCGAGAACCTGGATCGAGGACACTTTGTCCATCAGGGTCCAATCCTCAAATTTCCATACCACTTTCTTCTCTGGCGTAATCTCGTATACCTGGGGCATTCTCGACTTTCCGTGCGAATGCCCCCCCCAATTGGCCACAATCGTATTGCCGTTCTTCAACCTTGTGAGATCGGCCACATAACGGAGTTCGAAGCCTTTGTCAAGGTCTTTTTCGCTCACGTTCCATATTTCTTTCCCTTCGGCGTCATATTCGCGGATCATGTGCTTATCGCCACAACCGGCCAACACGCCACCTTTTTTCAATGGCACTACCGTAAAAGGTTTACCCTCGGTATCCACGGTTCTGATCAGCTCGCCTTGGGCATTATATTCTCTGGCGGCGCCCTTCAGGCCTACCCAATAAGTCCCTTGCTTTGATTTGTTCACTCTGCGGAATTGCCCGTGCGGATTTTTCACGCCAGTGTTTATCGTCACCGTTTTGACTAGTTTTCTATTCTTGTCAAATTCCATCAGCTTAGCCGGTGTTCCGTTTTGGCCTATCAGTATGTGGCCTTTCGGCAAAAGCGTAGCCGACTGCACCTCGGTGTTCGGTTCCCTTTTGTATGTCCACACGATTTCGTTTTTCGACGAAACGATAGTGGCTCCAGTCTTGTGCGAGTAGAGGACATTCCCGTCCGGCATCATAGTGGCCGAGTTACATTCCTCTCCTTTGTTTATTTTGTGTTCCCAAACGGCTTTACCGTTCTCGTCCACGATCATTATCTTGGACCATCCCGAGCCCGCCGCCAAGAATCTATGGGAAACAGGCTTCTTTTTATTTTGCGCATTTACGGACAAGCTTACCGCCACGAGCGCAATGAGGAAAAAAATCCGCTTAATACTCATAATACAGAAAACGACAAAAAGTCATATATTACAACAATCCGCACGGAATTTCCGGGCTTCCGGAGCGCTTGGCCTGTGCCGTTGAGCTCGTTGTTTGTTTCAAATAAAAAACACCGTTTCTTATTTTACACTCACAAGGTAGTTTTTTCTGTTTTAAAAAACAAAACGAGATCACAAAATAGACGGCCATCCAAACTCCTATTTATAAAGTTAGAGAAGTTTAGGCTTAGGATTTTATGATTTGACTAACAGCCCTCCTTAAAAAGCAGAATCCGGACTAAATCTTCCCCCCGAAAAAACGAAAAGCCCGGCCTGCCATAAGCAAACCGGGCTTAAAATTCATGACTTTGTCTTATTTAGTCTTCTTGCGAGCCCTGAACCTTCCGTACAATGAAATAATACAGAACCAAAGCGAGCCCACCCATTACCAAGGCTCCGATAAAATATGGCATCGGGTACTCATCGCCCCCTCCCGTAAGCTTACCGGCAAAGAGACCTAAACCTATGCCGATTGATACCATACCAAATTTCAAAGCCTCAAAGTGTTTGTTTTTATTTGATGAGAATATTTCAGCGCTTACTCCTTTTTCTATAAGGGCCAGACGTTCTCTATTTCGTGAAGTAATCGATAAATAGACAATCCCGAAAATTAAACCAAATAAGCCGAGCGGAACTAAGATTTCAACAGCCATAGTCGTATATTTTTATTGTTTCAAATCTGTTT
It encodes the following:
- a CDS encoding DUF4349 domain-containing protein, with the protein product MTNNRLRLAALYLFLFGTIACGRASEQNIAETKAISISPEARSMASSEMGAEMSEETIPQAKTKRINTQKLIKTGSLKFETKDVRASSKRIHNAVTQANGYISSETSHKNDYRSSVTLTARIPSEKFDPFISQVTSGVESFDRNEIRVKDVTEEFLDLSARLKTKKALEQRYIALLDKAKTIKNILEIEREIEKLRSDIESTEGRLRYLNDRVGFSTITFEFYKRHELVAGAEPGWWSKFGESFVDGWENMLSFFLVLTQLWPFFLLALGVIFGIKKWRGKKAKA
- the lsrF gene encoding 3-hydroxy-5-phosphonooxypentane-2,4-dione thiolase, producing the protein MADAEGIIEGKGFGIGQAVETGSFHLKGLQNMDWGTKNRISRIFKEDGKTVMLAFDHGYIMGPTSGLERLDLSIVPLIKYADSLMCTRGAIRSVVPPTTDKPICFRFSAGTTILGELNDECILDIEEAVRLNASTMAVMVSVGGKYEATTVRNLTKTADYGAKHGIPVMGVTAVGKELVRDARYLSMASRVCAENGSTIVKTYYCEKDFEKVVNSCPVPIVIAGGKKLPERDALALAYNAINDGAAGVDMGRNVFQSECPEAMIQVVGDVVHNGFTVDQAYEKFNDLKAELEAVNA
- a CDS encoding DAK2 domain-containing protein: MEKITIDQFKGMINNAFEKVSARADEFSKLDAVAGDGDHGTAIVAAMGAINEAAQKGEEFKAMLGDMGFGAMSQSCGSTSTLSGALYLGMSDCAAGTELDVKAVGNMFDAGLANVRKSTKADVGNKTVMDALIPAIEALKTYEGDNVVEQFQQAAKAASEGAEKTIEMQASFGRARNMGERSIGHLDPGAASMACIFEAFASSLA
- a CDS encoding dihydroxyacetone kinase subunit DhaK, whose amino-acid sequence is MAVEEKVLIKKFINNPETITQELLEGYTMAYADKVALGGENIVVRANPKSEDKVAIVSMGGSGHEPAISGFVGEGMLDCSVVGDIFAAPGAPRVFEALKKFDRGAGILLVVLNHAGDVMSANMAMQLAERAGIKVKMLMTSEDISAGLDVPDEDRRGLAGCIPLYKIAGAAAEEGKSLDEIYEIAERFNKQMATLAVAMKSCTHPQNGATIAELPDGEMEIGMGQHGEGGGGRSALLTADETAERMIGQLMKKLSPAKGDKVVLYINGVGATTMMELFLVYRKAHQILVDAGCEVVEGKVDEFLTVQEMAGFQMILGKVDDDHATYLKHVSDAPYWTVLK
- a CDS encoding cytochrome D1 domain-containing protein, whose protein sequence is MKRMGLFKNLLLPVLAVFTVLVYLGFTNKEGHVEGDPLSLEYMLVDESGDRLFVSAKTAHRIEVLNLNTRAKVGAINLPERPKGMALQGGRLYVTCSEGPGTIEVFDAKTLKPIKSIKGRSGVVAPVVSPKNNSLVVCNQFLDEVSVYDLSTLQEKTRIKTGRQPIGAVLGKNERYLYVANLLPDARADIDTVATDLTVIDLKKGQFIKNIALENGSNALRGINLSKDGRWVYVSHNLGRFQVPTSQLEQGWMNTSAMSIIDTENMMRVATVLLDEPENGAAGIWGIDSDGEKIYVAHSGTHDFSVIEEAPMIERLLKHNDKPSLAYDLTFLNGIRQRIKVTGNGPRQLVVNGNELIVSTYFSDTLNFFDINNEYENQTLAMNPNLRESKARQGERLFNDAQYCFQGWQSCNGCHPNDARIDGLNWDLLNDGIGSPKNCKSLLLSHETPPAMITGIRASAEVAVRAGFRHIQFTQMPDEKASTVDAYLKSLKPTPSPYLVDGQLSAKAQRGKKAFEKAKCSACHNGTYFTDKRLHKVLPDTATMLDTPTLIEVWRTAPYLHDGRARTMEDVIKVERHGILRKISKKEMEDLAEYVLSL
- a CDS encoding DUF6249 domain-containing protein, encoding MAVEILVPLGLFGLIFGIVYLSITSRNRERLALIEKGVSAEIFSSNKNKHFEALKFGMVSIGIGLGLFAGKLTGGGDEYPMPYFIGALVMGGLALVLYYFIVRKVQGSQED